A window of Paraburkholderia sp. ZP32-5 genomic DNA:
TTACGAAGTACACGACGGCGTGCGCTACGACTGGGAAGCCGGCGACATCGCGATCGTGCACAACAACTGCGTGCACCAGCACTTCAACCGCAGCCTGGACAAGCCGGCTCGCGCGCTCGTCATCAAGACGAAGCCGATGTTCATGTTCATGAACATGCTGTTCCAGAAGACCGTCGAACCTCGCCCCGACCAGCCGTCGCCGACAGGTGAAGGTTTCGTCGCACGCATGGAAGAAACTGATTTCAATCATCCGGAAGGAGGCTACTGATCATGGCATGGACCGAATCGGGAAACTGGCTGGCAGGCGAACAGAATCAGGCGCTTTACAAGGGCCTGCTGGAGAACGCTGAACAGGCCTCGGAGCGCAACGCCAAGCGCGCCAAGATCGTGCGGCCGGAGAACATGCCGTGGGAAATGTCGCGTCAAGGCCTGCTCAAGCATCTGCTGAACGAAGGCATGAATACGCGCATGGAGACGGTCGATGCGTACATGCAGATCATTCCGCCGGGCAGCAAGTCGGGTAAGCACCGTCACCTCGCGGAAGAGTGCCTGTACGTGCTCGAAGGCCGCGGCTATGACCTGCATCAGGACTACGACGTCGAAATCGTCGATCAGTACGCGTGGAAGCCGGTCGGTGAAGTCAAGCGCTTCGAGTGGGAAGCCGGCGACGTGATCTACATTCCGCCCGGCACCGCGCACCAGCATTTCAATGCGGACCCGGATCGTCCCGTGCGCCTGATCTCCGCGATCAACCGCATCTTCTGGAAGAGCGGCCTGAACGATCTGCAGCAACTCGAAGACGCACCGGAATACGATCCGGGCGTCACGCTCACGGCCGAGAAGATTCGCGAGTATCTGAAGAACACGGCAACCGTTTAACGAATGCCTGAAACAGTTAGCTCGCAGAGCTGCGAGCTACCGTGTTGTGTACGCAACGAGCATCGAATGGAGAAGTAAATGAGCAAGAATGCAGTTGTTTCCGAGGACATGGCGAAGAAATTCGCTACCGAGAAGGAAACGGCGTATACGCGCTGGATTGCCCAACAGGGTCTGGACATTATCGACGGGCACTACGTTCAGGACCTGCGTACGGTCGATCTGAAGGATTGGGCACGTCGTGGCGGCAAGGGTGTCTACATCAACCACGAAGCGTCGCGCACGTCGAACGACTGCTACGTCTGCGAAATTCCGCCGGGCAAGTCGCTCGCGCCGCAGCGCCAGTTGTTCGAAGAAATGATCTATGTGCTGAGCGGCCGGGGATCGACTACCGTGCGCAACGAAGCCGGCGCGGAAGTCACGTTCGAATGGCAAGCCGGTGCGCTGTTCGCTATTCCGCTGAATTGCTGGCACACGCACTACAACACGTCGGGCAAGGACGCCGCGCGTTTCGTCGCGGTCACGAACGGCCCGCCCACCATCAACGCACTCGAAGACATCGATTTCATCTTCGGCACGGCATACGACTTCAAGAACCGTTTCAACGGCGAGCCCGACTACTTCGCGAATGGCGGCGAACAGAAGGGTCTGCTGATGGAAACGAACTTCGTCGCCGATGCGGTGAATCTGCCGTTGATCAGCGCGGCTGAACGTGGTGCCGGCGGCGGTCACATTCGCTTCAACATGGCGCGCGGTTCGCAGAACAGCCACATTTCGCAGTTCCCGACCTCGACGTACAAGAAGGCTCACTCGCACGGCCCCGGCGCGCACGTGATCATCATGAGCGGCTCGGGTTACTCGATGATGTGGCGTGAAGGCGAAGAGCCGAAGCGTTACGACTGGCAAGCCGGCTCGCTGATCACGCCGGCTAACGGTGAATTCCACCAGCATTTCAACACCAACCCGAATCCGTCGCGTTACCTTGCGCTCAAGCATGAAGTCGTGTCGCAGCGTAATTCGCAAGGCGTGCCGAAGGCGTGGATTTCGCGTCGCATCGGCGGCTGCCAGATCGACTACGCGGATGAAAATCCGGTCATCCGTTCGACGTTCTCGTCTGAACTGGAAAAGATCGGCCTCTCGATGCAGATGGATGCCGCGTACGTGAAGGAACTGGAAACGCTGCCGGCGCTCGCGGGTTGAGCCGCCGCGACTGAACCGTCAATCCGGTCCGGCTGAAGGTGCGGGGTATATCAGACCGATGTACCCCGCCAAGAATAAACACATCAGAGACTCTTGATGAAAACGAAATTCCGCCTCGCAGCAATTGTTGGACTCCTCGGTGCCGCGCTGACCTTCGTGGATTCCAGTCCCGCCATCGCGGCCGGTTATGTATCGAGCGAATCCGTCGCGCAATACACCGGCGCGGATCGCATGCAAAAGCTGATCGCCGGGGCGAAGCAGGAAGGCACGCTGACGGTCTATGCATCACTGCCGCCTGATGATTTCAATCCGGTCGTACAGGCCTTCGAAAAGAAATACGGCGTGCACGTGACTGTCTGGCGTTCGAGCGCTTCGGGCATTCTGCAGCGCGCGATCTCGGAAGGCCGTGCCGGCCGCCACGAAGCGGATGTGTTCGAAACCAATGGACCGCAGCTCGAAGCGATGTACCGCGAAAAGCTGTTGCAGCCGATCAAATCGCCAGTCCAGAAATCGCTGATTCCGCAAGCAATCGAGGACAACAACGCGTGGACGGCGACGCGCCTCAATGTATTCACCGTCGCGTACAACACGAACCTGGTCAAGAAGGCAGATCTGCCGAAGACGTACAAGGACCTGCTCGACCCGAAATGGAAAGGCAAGCTGGGTGT
This region includes:
- a CDS encoding ABC transporter substrate-binding protein codes for the protein MKTKFRLAAIVGLLGAALTFVDSSPAIAAGYVSSESVAQYTGADRMQKLIAGAKQEGTLTVYASLPPDDFNPVVQAFEKKYGVHVTVWRSSASGILQRAISEGRAGRHEADVFETNGPQLEAMYREKLLQPIKSPVQKSLIPQAIEDNNAWTATRLNVFTVAYNTNLVKKADLPKTYKDLLDPKWKGKLGVEGQDSIPWFADTVQNLGGQPGIDLFKQIVARNGVSVRRGHTLLANLVASGDVPMAFGIYNYKVQSMKEAGAPIDWFSIGPAITQPNGVGVAHMLKHPNAAVLFYDFLLTEGQAMYADHDMAVTNTAVKHKLPDVAMQIISNKDIIDNQAKNQALFDNVFNGMN
- a CDS encoding cupin domain-containing protein produces the protein MSKNAVVSEDMAKKFATEKETAYTRWIAQQGLDIIDGHYVQDLRTVDLKDWARRGGKGVYINHEASRTSNDCYVCEIPPGKSLAPQRQLFEEMIYVLSGRGSTTVRNEAGAEVTFEWQAGALFAIPLNCWHTHYNTSGKDAARFVAVTNGPPTINALEDIDFIFGTAYDFKNRFNGEPDYFANGGEQKGLLMETNFVADAVNLPLISAAERGAGGGHIRFNMARGSQNSHISQFPTSTYKKAHSHGPGAHVIIMSGSGYSMMWREGEEPKRYDWQAGSLITPANGEFHQHFNTNPNPSRYLALKHEVVSQRNSQGVPKAWISRRIGGCQIDYADENPVIRSTFSSELEKIGLSMQMDAAYVKELETLPALAG
- a CDS encoding cupin domain-containing protein; its protein translation is MAWTESGNWLAGEQNQALYKGLLENAEQASERNAKRAKIVRPENMPWEMSRQGLLKHLLNEGMNTRMETVDAYMQIIPPGSKSGKHRHLAEECLYVLEGRGYDLHQDYDVEIVDQYAWKPVGEVKRFEWEAGDVIYIPPGTAHQHFNADPDRPVRLISAINRIFWKSGLNDLQQLEDAPEYDPGVTLTAEKIREYLKNTATV